AACCCTGCGAATTGCGATCCCCAACTCGAACCCAACCCGCTCAGCGCACCCACCCACAGCCAGAGCCGAGACCAGCCGGGACCTTCCAGGAGCTTCCGGAAGCCGCGTCGTCGATGGCGGCCGAGGGTGGCGGCGTCGGAGGGCAGGAGGCGTTCGAGGCGCGGGTGAAGCGCCTCTTCGGGTCGCGCCTCTTCGACGCCGTCCCGGACTCCTCCTTCCCGGCGGCGTCCTGGTCCGTGGCCTCGGGCGACGTCGAGCGCCACCGCTGGGCGAAGCCATCGGAGGCCCGCGACGCCGAGGAGGAGGCCGCGGGGGAGGCCGGCCGCGGGGACACGCCCTGCGCCTCCGCGTTCTACGACGCCAACGGCTGCCTCCGCGGGCGGAGGCGCAGGTCCaggcaggaggagttcgagggGGGCCTCGACGACCTGgatgaggacgaggaggaggacggggAAAGGGGGAGGAAGACggcggaggaggacgaggaggagggggTTAGGGTTAACATCGGTCTCGACCCTACTCTGGATCGAGAGGTGAGGAAAATTACCTTCGGTCACTCGTTTGATTTGGCCGGTTACTGGTGCCCCATAATAAGCTGTTCTGACGATGTTAATGTATGCTTGACAGTTTGTTGGAATTAAACTGTGAATTAAGATTAGGATCAAATCAACTTGCGATCTTCAGTATATGCCTGCTTTAATAAACATTTCCACTTAGGATTTGTTGCTGTCCTAACTAGGGTTCTGGATAATTTGGATAAAGAGTAGGCAGAGAAAATCAGACCACTGTATTGATCAATTTCTCTGTTATTTTTGCCATAGTTCCATGTTCTCGTATTTCTGCTTCTGTTGTCATCTTGGATGCAGGTTCTGGTGAGTTCACATTTATGGCCTGTTTGGAAAAGGAGTTTCAGGATCCAAAATTCTTAGGATTTAGTACAAATATGAACTAAATCCTAAAACTTCCTAGCCCTCTCTTTCAAACTGACCCTTAATGATTTTTGCTAGACCATCAAGGGCAGTTTGTTATTTGGAAGGGCTCCtgtcccttttccccttttggTTATTATTATGAAGTTGTAGGTAGTATAAATGATGAATCATGTTGTTGACTAATGGGATATCGTAATTTCAGTGTGATATTCACTGGATGTTGAAATACTTCAAGTAACTTAACTGGATTATTCTTGGATGTTTGTTCATGGCCTGTCATTATGATTTGTCATCCCTATGGCCTCTGGTTTACTTGTAATGGTAATCTTACAAGAGTTGTTTTTTACAGGAAGAGGAGGACAAGTATGACAGAGAGGCCTTTGGTAGAGAGGATGCTGCAGACCGTGTGTACATGCACGATATAATGGATGATGGCATAAACATGAGCATCAACAGTATAGTCCCTGACCTCCTTGATGATTCCATTGAAGACGTGTACCGTTTCTCGAAGGATCCTCGGGCAGACATCAGGGCAGCATCTGAAAGACTAAGAGAAGATGATGGTTTGGCTAAAGATGGTGACTCTCACTATGCCGCTCAAGCCAAGGAGCTCCCTACTGTAGGAATGCAGATAAAGAAAGCTGTGGAGGATGTCAATGTAAAACCTATACTGAAGAGGAAGGAGGAGCAAGCTGATTTAAAACCAAGGAAGCGTGTAAGGTTTGATGCTAGTGTTAAGGATCCAGAGTCAGATATGTTTGAACATGATGAAGATTCTCCAATGGTTCCTCAATCCATGGATGTAGTCACGGAGAAGGAGAACACGTCCACTCCATCCGAGTCTCCTGGGGTTCCTGACTACGTAAGGAACCCTTCAAAGTACACACGTTACACCCTGGATGTACCAGAGTCCAACGATGCCTCTAACAGGAGAGCTCTTGCAGATCTGCATGATCTGTTAGGGAAATCAGATCCCAATAAGATACATTCTGGGACACCTGTTGAGATTCCTAGCTCGGTCACGTTCATTCCCCGCAAGAAGTCAGTCGATGCGATGGCAGTGGATGAGGGTCCCAGAACTAGCGATTCCAATTCATCTGTAATTGGTATGGTGGCAGGAGCCTCTGAAGAAACTGATCAATGTGAGATGGATGAAGATGACAGCAAAGCATCGTCAACACCACAGATGCATACGAACTCAAAGGCGAGCTCCCGTCGTTACAGGTCAATTAGAACTGATGGTGATGACGAGTGAAACTGACAATAGCAGAGTCCCTAGTCCAATGTTTATTTTAAGAATCTTTCAAGTTTCAGATTTCCTTATGTAAATCGGGATATATGTTTGTACCTTTGCTTTGGTCTTATGATATGAGCAACCAGCTTTTATTACTTTGGTGTTACTCGTATTCTCAATTGGTCTATAATTGCTTATACTGGCCTACTGGGAACAACAGAGGATGTGTTAGAAAAAATTAACAATCTATTCTGAGACCATTGTTTCAATGCCTTTTGTGCCACCCAAAAGTTGTCTTGTCAGAACCCTTTCATCTGTTTATTCTGCTTGCAGAAATCAATTTAGAGGAAACCCAACTGACCCTAGACAGTCTGTCATCAGATATGCATTTCAATTCCTCTGCAGGATCCAGAGCCAGCAGAATACAGAGTTTCGCACCATGGAGGCATGCAGATACACATCCCATGGGTTAAAAAAATAGGGCATCCCATTTCAGGTTTCTGACCAAATTTCAGAACCAACCCACAAGAACAATAGGACGCCAAGAACCTGTATCAATCTGTACATTCTTGCAGCGTTTTATTTACGGTGCTCAAGACACATACAGTGGCGGCTACAGCTTATCAGCAATTCTGTAGAGGGCATCAGCCACCTTGCCGAGCACACCGAGCAGGCTGCTCACCTGCTCCTTCCTCTGCTCCCTGTCCAGTCGGCTGTTGATGTTCTGCGCCTCCAGCTGTGCCGCCACCATCTGGCTACTCCGGTCTAGGATCTCAACCAGCTGCCCCTGCAGGTTGGTCATGGCGGCTCGTCCAGAGGCGTTGTCGTCGCTGCGCTGCCTCTTCTGCCCACACTGCGCTGGTGAGTCCTCGGTCATTTGCTCCGGCTGCTTTCTTTTTGATGTGCCTGCTGGTCGGAAACATGGCTGGTTGTTAGGCACGAAACCTGAACTCCTCAAGCTGTAAACTCTACTGCTCTTAATTTCTTTCTGCTGCATGTTAGCTTATATGATTGTAGAAGTATGCCTAAACATTCAAGTGGATACTGGATTGGTTTATTATTTCTCTATATGTTAGAAGGGGACTAAGATAATCACTGTGAAGCGAAGACGCTGAAAACAAAGGAGCAGTCCTTGCTGCTCTCCATAACTTCAGAATCgttcaaaagatttgaaaagaGAAGAGCATAATGGATGTTTCTCAATCAACTCTCCACGTGTCTACACCGTAATCGGATTTAACAACCGAGGATTCCCTATGTAACAGATAATACAACATAGAAAGATCACTCTGTAAGTAGCAACAGATAGCATCAGTTTCTTCCGGTATTAGCTAGAAAAGGGACCCCAGTCAACACATTGCCTTGTGGGCATTGATTCCCAGCCAGCACAGCCCGATGTTGAAACAATTCCTTTTATCGTCGAGCAGTGCTGACTCATGAGAAAGATTGTTGGTTCACAGAAAAAGGTAAAAAGGTAAAGCTAGCGTTTCACAATCTTAGGATGCATGAGAAATCGACACCGGGCAGCCTCATACTTTTGTGCTGATTGGACTTGTTCATGATATGTTTGTTACACAGTCTCTAGTTTTGGTTTTAAAGTTTTAAATGGTAGGGAGTGAAGTGACGCAATAGTTTATAACTTTTCTGTCTACTACGCATGGGCTGATGAAACCAAGCCAATGGAACAGTAGGAAGTTTCTGCAGAGTACCTTGCTCGGAGCTCTCTTGCCTGGGCACATCAGTCGTCTTCTCTGCAAACGGAACAGCAGCAAGTGAAGCTATATGAGCCAAGTAACAATTCGAGGTCAGGAACCCAAGAGAAAGAGAAAATTGGTTGCTTGATTGATTTGGAGCTTTATTGTGTCATCAGCATGCACTTATAGCTTGAGAATTTTCTCCCTGTCTAAACAATGAAACAAGAACGCAGCAACAGGAGAACAGGGTTGAACAGAACAAGGCAAAGGAGATGGCAGATAGCCTTATCTCCGAAAGCTCGGACACTTCCATGCAGAAAAGCTCGCACTTTTATCCTCGAGAAGCAGCAAAAGGAGAGCAAAAGGCTCCATGCGTCGAGAAAGAGGAAGCAGCAACTAGCAAGTAAGACGAATGGAACGACTTCTCACCGGAGATGGGTAAGGCCACCGGCTCCGGCgccagcgccggcgccggcgtggGGCTTGGCGTGGCCGCATCGTCTTCTTGATAATCCTCATCCTCGGACGACGAGAACAGCCCGGCCCCATCGGCCCCGCGGCCACAGTCGAGCGCCGCCGTCACCTCCTCCTTGCTCTCCACGTCCACCACCGCAGGgcgcgccgccgacgccgccgacgccgccgcatTACCGACGGCGCGCCCCTCGAGGATGTCGTAGACCTCGCGGTCGAAGAACCCCGGGAGGCGCCTCTCCCGGCGCGCGTCGTTGCGCATAGCCCAGAACGAGGCCTCCTTCCTGGCCGCGAAGCCGCGCTCCCACTCCCTGATCTTCTTGTAGTCGCCGGCGAGGTTGCTCCAGCGCTTGCGGCACTGCACGGGCCCGCGGTCGACGCCGTGGCGCCGGCAGTactccgccaccgccgcccactTGGTCGgctccgcgccgccggcgccgtcgccgcccacCCTGGCCGGCCCccggccgcgcccgcgcccgcgcccgctccTCTCCACCACCCGCTTCCCCTCGATGAGCACCAGGATCTCCTGCCGCGTCCACCGCGGCAGCCGCGACCCGCGCCCGGTCCCCACGCCTCGGGCCTCGCCGGCGTTCGACATGCCGCCCCTGCCCGCGGCGAGCTCTCCTCGGCCCCCAAGAACCGGTGCAGCAAGCAACAGGGCCGGACGCAGGGCAGCAGGAGGGACAAGACAACAAGGGTGTCTGCCCCTCAACTCTAAAGCTGGGGATTAGGAGGGAGTGGACTTGATTAAGAGTAAGCTAATCAAGGTTAAGGACTTTGATTAATGGTTAGTGGTGGCTCCTCTCCTCTCACCCCGAAGACTAGTAGACCTCTAGAGGTAGAGGGAGGAAAACAAAAGGCTGGGGGGGATCGGAGTGGTTTGTAGCTTGCAAGGGTTTGAAGTGGATTAAGGATAAGCTAATGAGGTAGAGGAGAGGGGCTTGGGGGTCAGGCAGGAAGAATTAGCAAAGTCGGGGCTCCAACAGCAACAGGGGTAGGGTAGGGTAGGTGTCGGAGGGCTAGCTAAGCTAACCTAACCTACTGCCTCGATTTCTCAGCGAAAGGGTGGGGAACAGTGAGTGTGTACTGTTGTGATCTCGAGCCTTTTCCTGGTCTCATGAAAACAATTTGGAGGCGAATATTTCTTTTTGGGCGTGCGTGGGTGGACTTGTGACTCGGGAGCTTTCTTTTTATATAAGTTTCGGATTGGTCGGTATCATGGTTCAGCCAACAATTAGGGCCTATCTTTCGCCAAAAAGATAACAATTAGGACCTATCCGGGGAAAAAAAACACTTTTCATGGCTTCATACTAGAGAAAAGGATTGTTTTCTATGAGAATTCATAAATATCCACAATTTATAATTTCCGACACAATTACTTTTAAAATTTATGAGTTTAACTATTGTTTCTATGTTACAGAAAATATATACATGTCTTCGGAAACAACTGCATGCGAGTCCTCATGGTCCAAAACGACGTCCAGCTCATAAATTTGGCAATCGTGTATGATAGTAGATTTTAAAGGCCTCATAATTTTCGTAACCGTGTATGATAGATTTTAAAGGTGCAAACGTTGCTTGTAAGATCATTCGACTAGCATACGAACTGAAATACAAACTGAATTAGTACTCTCACTGTCCTATGAAAAGTGCAATTCTACGTTTGAAAAAAGATCCTGCAAAGAGCCCCCACAAAGAATTATACTCTTCATAAGATGGAGGAAGTATAGATCACTGTTGACCGGAAAACCACCGGTTGGGATACCGAGGTCGTTAAGAAAATATGAATTGGCTTCTAGCATCCTAGCTATGGCAAATTCTATTAGGAAACCGAGAGATGGCTCCATCAGCCCATCTGGATCGGACGTAGTGGTGCGCCAATATTGCAGTGCTCGGTGTACATTGCTGTCAGTGTAACTAACCTCCCACATACACTTCATATTGAAAATGCTGGTTACTTGCGCAGCTGGAACTGCCAGCGGAGGGGACGGACGTCGGATGACTTGGCTGCGGATAAGGCACTCGGGACGCGCCGTGGAACATGCCGGGTCGCTGTTAAGGACAAAATCGCCACTTATACGATGATtctgctttttttttcttaGTGTAAACGAAAAAGGATTTTTTTATTCCTTCTGAATACAAGCCAGTGGCCTAGCCTGTTTATTTCGTGTCCGATTGACTTTCCTTtgtaaaaaaaaacaaaagaaaatccAACGTGTGTCGTCTTGTCCTGCCTGAGCATCAGCGGAGACGCGTCCTGTCAGACGAGGATCAGATCAGCACTGGGGCACAGAAATGACAGCCCGGAACCTCGCACGTGCCTTAATTACTCGTCAGATCAATGGCCGCTGCGCTGAATCAATTAATCCAACCCTGGAGGGTCCCGTGCACGCAAGATCGAGCATGAACATCCAGCCATGACGATCCACCAGCGGTTGCGTCGACGATTCGATGGATGATCGCATGGACGATCGGGAGGGAGCGCCGCGCGGGGCCCTTGTTCCTTTCGCGGGATTTCGTTCTTGTCCCATCAAATCGGCAGCTTAGCCTGGTCCCGTTGCTTTCCGTTCCTGGCGGGATCGATCGTGCGAGGGGCGCCCTCTCGCAACGCCCAGATTTTAAACAGGGACGGCTGGATCCCGAAATTAATCAACAGCTTCTTCCATCTTAAATTAAATTATTAGTTGCTTTGACTTTTTTAATTTAGCTCACTTAATTGCTTTTTGAGGGGGCGCAGCTCATTATCTATGCATTTTCTCATTGGCAACAAATCAATGTCATAGCACTATTTCCACTAATCACTGCACAGAAATGCAAAAACAGAAGAGAGGGGCAGCCCAGACATGAGAGGACCACCACGCACAGCAACGATTTGCTGATTGAAAGCTCCCTAACTATGTGTCTGTGCGGATCAGGAACCAATTTTAATAGAACTATGCGAATCGGTCGCGTGAGACTCAAGAAACTGATCTTCCAATTGCAACTGATCTCTGACTATCTTCTTTTGAATCGTCATATATCCCTTTTTCAAGTGAAAGCGTTGAAGGTGAAGTAGTGGTCCAAATCCGAAGCGAGTGATTCACTCCTCGGCCCAAGAAAAGGATAAAGTGTAGCCAATAGCAAATCGTGCACTTGCTTACGAGATAGACTTTGCAGTGCAACtagatataaatatatatatatatatgtagatGCATAATAAAAAATTATGTACGTAGATAAACCAGATACATGCAGGAGTGAAGGCACAAAGTCTTTTCACAGCCTAAATACATGAAAAAAAattagaaaagagagaaaaaaaatcaaGTGTTGTTGATGTTTAGAGTTCCAATTTTATGATGTCAATGTTAATAATGGCAAATATGCGAAGCCCAACATTTCGAGTCCCAAAATTACAATTTTTTCCCGCTTTTAGGCCTTTGACATGAATTTAGATTGGATCAAGGGGACGTAGCAACGATGAGGCATCGTGGCCTAAAGCTGAAATAACATTAAAATCTTGAAATTAACAAATCACTTGAAAAACTCTAAATGAATTCTCAGCATACTATGgaatacttatacaaacaaaAGACTCCCCAAACAAcctccggtgaacaccggaatATTTGGACGCTCAACAAATTTGGTATAGACTAAATTAAGATTTAATATGCACGTGCGTTTTCTAGCCGATAATACTTTATATGATCGTATAAAAGATAGCTAACTGTTAGTCTGTTACCAAagaatagtttttcttttcttcttctattTAATTTATTCAGCATCCTCTCAAGAAACCATGCTTGCATGCTGCACTACTTAGTAAACTCACAAGGTCTCGCATATTGTTCCAGCCCCACACAAGGGCGGGAGTCTAGAGCCTAGACTGGGCATACAAATCTGACCATTCATTCCTTTAGGCCGTGTTGAGAGTTGTTCTCTGCCTAGCTATATACTAATTTCTCTCAATCATTCAACAAACTATGCATAATAAATGTACCCACGTCCCATTCACTCGAGCTGCTTTCTTTCATACTTGCACATTGCGTGGGTCCACCTTGGCGCATCAAATTCTGGATGACTAAAATTCTTCTAAAATAAGGAACTAAGAGCAAAAAAGGATATAAATTGTAATTTTTTTGAAATAGGTGTGTAAATTATTATGCGAGAGCTATTATATACAAGAGGGTGAGGAAAAAAAGAAGGACCGAAAATTGCGCGAGTAGAGTCTTGGTCAGATGGTGCACCTCTGTAGAAGGTGTCACTTGAGGGAGGCCATCTCTCCCACTTGTTAATTTCTTTGAGtgtagctttatttcatgtcgACCTCCCCCCATGGGGACCCTACTAGCTCCTCTCGATCTCCTTTGTGTGACCAAAGGGGCCACCGCCCTTTCAGCCACTATAAGAGATTACAACCCCTATGGTATGGACGTCTACGGAGATGCTTTACTTCCCCCATAGGACATTGGAGAGCCATGACCGGATGGATAGATGTCTTGGTACTCCTCCCATGGAATGACAAATAGGATGCCGATGTCGACCAGCTACCGATCGAGAGGGGATAGGTTGCTTGCTAGATGATGGTATACCTCCCATGGTCGATTACTCAGCTAGCTATGGAGTTGCATTGATATGTACTCGCAAAAGAGATGGTGTTGACGATATAATTCTTACATAGATAGCGGTAACTTAAATTTTGGTTATACCAAGGACACAACTGTATATATCTAGCAGCAAATTCCTTAATAATTGCATTAGTAAACGTGCAATTGTTTCTTTTGGTAAAACATAAACGTGTCATTGTTCATGCAAAAAGTTTGATTTGGACACTACTTACTTCGCCAGGAGTAGTTAACGTAGACGAACTATTAAACCGGCCAGATGGATGGTGCGAATTTTCGATGGTTCGCTGTGCAAGGATGATTGTTTTCAGCCGTCCTTGTCATGCCACCTATTCTTAAGGTTCTAAAAAGGGATCTAATGGGTACCAATGATTAGCGTATCTCAAATTGTAATTAGTGGTAACCGGCCTTGGTACATCTCCTGTATACATAAGATTGGTATTATATTAATTAGTATGTCAGGGAGGCAGTACTACTATCTTGTTATCTTAACACAGCAAATAATTTACTCATCCATGCACAGCCCTGAAAGTACACTTTACCCTCCCATCGACGTGGGACAAAAATTCGCGAATACAGAGTGGCACTTGGAAGAGCGTGCCATTGCCGCGCTGTGGCGTCACAAAGATTTGATTCCTGCTTGCGATGCCCACAACAACTAAGGCAAGATTATTTAGGCTGTGCGAGTGCTTTAGGGATCATCCCGCTCGTGTCGTGTGTGCCCCGCAGCTAGCCCACGCAAGGGGCAGGTGGATTAGCGTAGCCATCCAGAACTATCAGAGGCGGTCTAATACATAAGAGCTGTGTAGGGCCTGGCAACTCCTGGAATATGATAACGCTTGGTGCATAATCATTTCTACAAATAAAAAAGGCTCTAACTTAATTTGCTAGTAGACGAGCTGAGCTACTTTTACAATACTACAAGATACCGTACATCTTGTTCCGTGTAACAATATATAAAGCTcttctttgttttttttttgaacagaGGGCTTCAGACAAAACGAGGTCCTTAATTGCAGAATTATATGCAGCCACTTCAATGTCTACGAAGAACATTTTTTTTTGGGAAATTTTCATGTTTATTTTACTACAGTATTCTATATGCTACTCCATTCATTCCTAAAAAAAGAAGGCTAAATAAATGGCATGTAAGCGGAACCAAGTTTCTTGGAAGCCGCAAAACGATAAGTAATTGATCTTGGATTGTAGGAGAGAGTTGAGAAAAAGATGCGACTCTACTAAACAACACTACAGGTAAGAGTATTTGTTAATCTCTGCATTAACTTCTCCCTTTCATAAGTAGTAGTGGCTTCCCTTTCGGTGCAATAAGGAGTATATCCGCATTTGCATTGATGTGCTTAAAATAAAAAGGGGCACTGATCACCACATGTACGTCCATGCCACCACTACAGCGCGATCGTGGTGCTGTCCTGCAGCTATGTGCCATGTGAGAATCCCTATCGGCTCTGACGATGACATGACACCGCCCGTCTTGTGTAAGGCTGATGGCATGCTGATGCTCGTCAGGGATGGGCTTATGGCTAATGGGCGTACGTTAGTGCTGCCGTTAAGTAGCTAGAGTTTGTAGCGATTTAATTACTTGGCTAAATAAAATAGCCGCACATCAATTCGTCTTAGCTAATGGTATCACACGATCACGTCCTTATTATGCATCATATTATATTTATTCCATTGCCTAAGAAAATAACAGAAAAatatttctctctctctctctctctctctctctctcggttCAGCTTAAATGATGATATTTTCTAGATAATGATGGGTACACCTGAGGCCTACAGTTAAAGATCCAAAAGAAGAATGCATACGGTGGCctctttttatttttcttgCATGATTCGTTCTCTGTTGccttttggaaaaaaaaaataaTTGAGATTACAATACGATATTGTACTAAAAAAAATCAAGCTATTCCCTGGCTATGAAAGGGAAAAGGGAACTATCCACTAGGAGCAGTTTTGACTGAATCTGTCAATaccccacctcctccccctgGATTATGCTGTATCGTACAGAAATGGAATGGTTGGGAACAGCCAAATAAACTGCACACCCAGTCAATTTGAcacttgaaaaaaaaaagaatgatCTATTCATTTGACGTATGTTTGTCAACAAATGGAAACAATTTCATGTGTATTATTATGTGCATTCGTCAGGTTTTCAAGGAAGCGATGAACTTTTATTTCTGGATAAAATTGTTTGGACTCAGGAGCTCCGTCTAAAACAAATTGTTGCGAGTACTTTGCTTGCATAAGAGGTCTCTGGAGACTGGAAAAGAGTGGTCCAGAACAACGgataaaaaaaagagaggagcCTGGGGTTATCTGGGCCCACTGCCAAGCCTTTGCTTCTTCTAAGCCCAATCTTGTAGCCCACTGTGCGGCCCAAACAGCCCCACGAAGCAGCTAGCAGCCTGCTGTCGTCATCGCCTCCAAATCCCCCTCCCCCCAACCCAACTGGGCAACTGCTCCAGCCGGCAGCCGCCATTGTTGCTTGTGGGAGCTCTCCGCCACTGGGCCATGGACATGGTCATGGACATGGATATGGATATGGAGACCCTCGCCGACGACACCGAcgccgcgctcgccggcgacagcggcggcgaggccgagcggtaCGAGGCTGCTGAGGCCGAGGCTGAACTCCTCCGCgaccgcctccgcctcgccgtCATCAGCATCGCCACCGCCGAAGGTAGCATATGCATAGCATCCTCTCGAGGATTCCTTCGATCCGCGGCCGGCGGCCCAgtggcttcttgttcttgtgggtTAGAGTCCGGTAAAATTCCTCATCTTTCGATGCGCTATTTGCGCAGGGAAGAAGGCTGGGATGACGGTCGCCGACCCCGTTGTTGCCTGCATCGCCGATTTGGCATACAAGAGCGCAGGTTCTTACCCCAGAACCCAACCTTCCCTGCATTTGCTTTCGTAACCAGTAACCACCTGTGCACGTTATCTTCTCTCCGGTTCCATTGCGCTGTGCCATTAACTGTTATTCTGAACCTCTTGCGAATATAATTCACCTCGAGCTGCTTAGGGCCTGTTTGTTTGAGCTTAAATAAGCTGTAGATTATACAAACCAACTTAAATAATCTGTAAAGGAAACAAACAGGCAGCTTATTTGctcagattatataatctagagTCAAAAACACCACAATCTCATAAGCTAGTCAAGTGGAGCTTATTTCAACTTATTTCTACCCAAAAGACCCACTACCCATAGCAAAGAGGAGCAAATTACCCGCAATTGCCATTGGGTCCCACCAGCCcactccctcctcccctccccacgcgcccctctccctggCTGGCTCCCCGCGCACCCCTCTCTCTGGCTcgctccctcctcccctccccacgcgcccctctcTCCCTGACCTTCAAAACTGCTAATGTTGTGAAAATAGTAAGCAAATGAATAAGTCTAGTACCAAAGGGCATTGTTGTCTTTACACGTCTAGGACAAATAAGCTGGACCCAAATAAGCTAGGCAAACAAACAGCAAGACTCAGCTTAtttaattcaaaaaaataagctAGATTATATAAGCTACCAAATAAGCTGGATAGTATAATCTATAAGCCCAAACAAACTTGGTATTTTTTCGATTGGTTCTCGAAACGAAAAATGCGCTGAAGGAGTTCAGCGGTTTAGTTACATTATTCTCAATGTTTACCACAAGTTTATTAGAATATAGTTGGTGTTGGAGAAAATATGAATGATTTCTTCTGGATGCCTGTAACTTTACATTATTCTCATGGTTTGCAAGAAAGGAGTATGAGGCTCGACAATTTTGGGTTTCTTGCCAAGTTTAAAGGAATACCTGCAAATCACAAATAGATATATCATGTTAGCTGTTAGCAGCTAAGAATCAAGCTGTAACTAGAATAGGAACTTGAGATTTGAGAATGAGAAGAATGAATAGAATGGTGAACCTCCAGGGTAGAAATTCTCAGCCATTTGTTGAAGTTCAAGATGGAAACTGTCCTAAATGCCTAAATGCCTTTTCTTCTTTGTTGACTTGGACTTGAAGGAGTGGGTGAGCCTGAGAGTGCTAGCATGGGAACACTCCTATTCTATGAGCTTGCTTCAGCTGCTTTAGCTGAAGCATATTCCTTACAAAGTTCCTCAAGCATCTCTGGTGTCACAGCAGAACATACTGATGTGCCTTTATCTGTCTCCTTAAACAAATGTGCTCTCACTCGAACATAGCTCCCAGGGATAATGTAACCACAAAAATGGCATTCTGATTTTGCTTCCTCCAGAGGTGTTGTTTTTCTGAAGTAATCTAACATGCCTCTACAGAGGAGTTTTGCGCTACCTTTCTTCATCAATATCATTACTAGCATCAGTTCTAGTTTGCACACTAAGAGGTTGTGAGCCCACTTGCAACCTCTGATCTctatagaaaaaaaaaacaaggaaATTACTCAATCCTAAATCACCTGATACACCAGAATGGGTGCCATACACGTATTTGATACTGGTTTCAGAAATTGTACCCAAAACGCCCAAATCCATTGCATTATAACTATTAATTTATGTATCACTTTTGAGCTACTCTATCAATATACACTATACCTATTAAATGTGATACTGCTCGTGGTGTGGACAGAAACACACCTGTTTAACCATAACCCATGTACCC
The sequence above is drawn from the Panicum hallii strain FIL2 chromosome 7, PHallii_v3.1, whole genome shotgun sequence genome and encodes:
- the LOC112901368 gene encoding trihelix transcription factor ASR3-like isoform X1, translating into MSNAGEARGVGTGRGSRLPRWTRQEILVLIEGKRVVERSGRGRGRGRGPARVGGDGAGGAEPTKWAAVAEYCRRHGVDRGPVQCRKRWSNLAGDYKKIREWERGFAARKEASFWAMRNDARRERRLPGFFDREVYDILEGRAVGNAAASAASAARPAVVDVESKEEVTAALDCGRGADGAGLFSSSEDEDYQEDDAATPSPTPAPALAPEPVALPISEKTTDVPRQESSEQAGTSKRKQPEQMTEDSPAQCGQKRQRSDDNASGRAAMTNLQGQLVEILDRSSQMVAAQLEAQNINSRLDREQRKEQVSSLLGVLGKVADALYRIADKL
- the LOC112901367 gene encoding uncharacterized protein LOC112901367, which gives rise to MAAEGGGVGGQEAFEARVKRLFGSRLFDAVPDSSFPAASWSVASGDVERHRWAKPSEARDAEEEAAGEAGRGDTPCASAFYDANGCLRGRRRRSRQEEFEGGLDDLDEDEEEDGERGRKTAEEDEEEGVRVNIGLDPTLDREEEEDKYDREAFGREDAADRVYMHDIMDDGINMSINSIVPDLLDDSIEDVYRFSKDPRADIRAASERLREDDGLAKDGDSHYAAQAKELPTVGMQIKKAVEDVNVKPILKRKEEQADLKPRKRVRFDASVKDPESDMFEHDEDSPMVPQSMDVVTEKENTSTPSESPGVPDYVRNPSKYTRYTLDVPESNDASNRRALADLHDLLGKSDPNKIHSGTPVEIPSSVTFIPRKKSVDAMAVDEGPRTSDSNSSVIGMVAGASEETDQCEMDEDDSKASSTPQMHTNSKASSRRYRSIRTDGDDE
- the LOC112898956 gene encoding protein MHF1 homolog isoform X2, with amino-acid sequence MDMVMDMDMDMETLADDTDAALAGDSGGEAERYEAAEAEAELLRDRLRLAVISIATAEGKKAGMTVADPVVACIADLAYKSAEQMAKDAELFAQHAGRKTIKMDDVILTGMSTLWAFCGPSLKN
- the LOC112901368 gene encoding trihelix transcription factor ASR3-like isoform X2; amino-acid sequence: MSNAGEARGVGTGRGSRLPRWTRQEILVLIEGKRVVERSGRGRGRGRGPARVGGDGAGGAEPTKWAAVAEYCRRHGVDRGPVQCRKRWSNLAGDYKKIREWERGFAARKEASFWAMRNDARRERRLPGFFDREVYDILEGRAVGNAAASAASAARPAVVDVESKEEVTAALDCGRGADGAGLFSSSEDEDYQEDDAATPSPTPAPALAPEPVALPISEKTTDVPRQESSEQGTSKRKQPEQMTEDSPAQCGQKRQRSDDNASGRAAMTNLQGQLVEILDRSSQMVAAQLEAQNINSRLDREQRKEQVSSLLGVLGKVADALYRIADKL
- the LOC112898956 gene encoding protein MHF1 homolog isoform X1, whose translation is MDMVMDMDMDMETLADDTDAALAGDSGGEAERYEAAEAEAELLRDRLRLAVISIATAEGKKAGMTVADPVVACIADLAYKSAEQMAKDAELFAQHAGRKTIKMDDVILTAHRNEHLMGLLRTFSQELKGKEPASSERKRKKSSKKDERPIDV